The genomic DNA TCACGGTGGAAAATTCTCCATGATCCGGACAGGTCTTGACCATCCGCACACAGTCGCCGTCCGGAACCAACTCCGCCTCGATGGTTCGCAGGCATTCCGGACACACGCTGCCGACCCGGCCCAGAATCGGCGTGGCGCTATTCATGGACGCTGCCCGGATCAAAGCCGTTGTCGACCAGAATGCGCAGGATCTGGCCGTAACACTCCGAAAGCAGACTGCCGCATCTGGACTGATCCGGCTTGCCGTCGGGGACGATGGCGTCACAGGTGATGCCGCCGAAATGTTCGCCCGCATATCCGGAAAACCAGTCGGAAAGTTCCTCCAACATGAGTGGCAGTTTGTCACTGGCCTGTTCGCCAGGGGTGCCCTTGCCCGCGTGATAGGCCAGCAGACAGGCCCCGCCGGTCAGCACGCCGCAGGTACAGTGGCGGGACGCGCAACCGTTGCACAGACCAGACATGGCCCGGACCAGGCCGGGGTTTTCCACGCCCTGCATCTCCAGACCCAACAAAATCACGATCTGGGCGCAGCAAAAACCCTGGCCGCCCAGTCGCAGAATATCGAAATCATATTCGTTCATGATCGCCTCGCCATGAGTAAAAACAGTCCCGGGCGCGCGGCATGCGCCGCCCGGCACGCCGCCTGGGCCAAATCCGCGTCTCCTGTCACCGCCTGCCAGAACCCGTGCAGCGAGCCATGCCGGAACACAAACTCCGCGGCCGTACGGGCCAGAAGCGGAGAATGATCCTCCAGCAGGTCAAGTGTAAAGCCCGCTTCGACCACGTGCTCCACCACGGTTCCCAAGTCCGTGGCC from Deltaproteobacteria bacterium includes the following:
- a CDS encoding C_GCAxxG_C_C family protein is translated as MNEYDFDILRLGGQGFCCAQIVILLGLEMQGVENPGLVRAMSGLCNGCASRHCTCGVLTGGACLLAYHAGKGTPGEQASDKLPLMLEELSDWFSGYAGEHFGGITCDAIVPDGKPDQSRCGSLLSECYGQILRILVDNGFDPGSVHE